A portion of the Candidatus Manganitrophaceae bacterium genome contains these proteins:
- a CDS encoding SulP family inorganic anion transporter, with product MKTGVVTPTPVVTSSVSYVDRVWMFTKTNYLVDVAGDFWGGITAAIVALPLALAFALASGVDAKYGLYTAIVAAVVAALFGGSKVQITGPTGAMAVILAGIVAQYGIQKLWVAAILAGVFQIALGLSKMGRFVLYIPHPLITGFTNGIAVIIFAGQLNNALGLQFPAAGDANFFEKIYITVTHLPQANLSAVLLTAAILLIMWMMPVSITRRVPASLIGLTLITALAALLHLNVPTIGAIPHLLPSPQLPKWSWGDLSLLIRPALALAALGSIESLLSAVVADSMMTSERHDSNKELVGQGLANIVTAFFQGIPSTGAIARTAVNVKSGAKSRLSSIFHSVTLVIIMFFLADFAAHIPLAALAGILMMTSFRMVEWESTRAVFRAPEADRIVLLITFGITVAFDLILAVEIGLIAAGLLFIRRMSGLGMLNQSVDSILKTPEKAEPIQVCPYVVVFEVGGPIFFGAAEKFVNEVKKRFDMKVLILRLRLVTMIDATGVMAFRAILDHTEHIGAKLYISGLQPQVRSVLTKMELIDRIPEWRIFDRASEAIMAAAERMSKEVCTSCPHYIESGCDLLQSAQKPVSRPSETQTTPEVGLTMQNHP from the coding sequence ATGAAAACGGGGGTGGTTACGCCGACGCCGGTGGTTACGTCGTCGGTTTCTTATGTCGATCGGGTATGGATGTTTACAAAAACAAACTATCTCGTCGATGTGGCGGGCGATTTCTGGGGAGGGATAACCGCGGCGATTGTTGCCCTCCCGCTGGCGCTCGCCTTTGCGCTCGCCTCAGGGGTCGATGCGAAATACGGGCTTTACACCGCGATCGTCGCCGCTGTCGTGGCGGCCCTCTTCGGCGGCTCGAAAGTACAGATTACCGGACCGACCGGCGCTATGGCGGTGATCCTCGCCGGGATTGTTGCGCAGTATGGGATACAGAAGCTCTGGGTCGCTGCGATTCTTGCCGGCGTCTTCCAGATCGCCCTCGGTCTCTCGAAGATGGGGCGGTTCGTCCTTTATATTCCTCATCCGTTGATCACCGGCTTCACGAATGGAATCGCCGTGATTATCTTTGCCGGTCAGCTGAACAATGCCCTCGGCCTGCAGTTCCCGGCCGCCGGAGATGCGAATTTTTTTGAAAAGATCTATATCACGGTTACCCACCTTCCGCAGGCGAACCTTTCGGCGGTTCTTCTGACGGCCGCGATCCTCCTGATCATGTGGATGATGCCGGTCTCCATCACCCGCCGGGTGCCGGCCTCTTTGATCGGTCTCACCTTGATCACCGCACTGGCGGCCCTGCTCCACCTGAATGTCCCGACGATCGGGGCGATTCCCCACCTCCTTCCAAGCCCCCAGCTTCCCAAATGGTCGTGGGGAGATCTTTCACTTTTGATTCGGCCGGCGCTGGCATTGGCGGCGCTTGGATCCATCGAATCGCTCCTCTCGGCGGTGGTCGCCGACAGCATGATGACCTCCGAACGCCACGACAGCAATAAGGAGCTGGTCGGGCAGGGGCTGGCGAACATTGTGACCGCTTTCTTTCAGGGGATTCCGTCTACCGGCGCGATCGCCCGGACGGCGGTGAACGTCAAGAGCGGGGCGAAGTCGCGCCTCTCCAGCATCTTTCACAGTGTCACGCTGGTGATCATCATGTTTTTCCTCGCCGACTTCGCCGCCCATATCCCCCTCGCCGCATTGGCCGGAATCTTAATGATGACCTCCTTCCGCATGGTGGAGTGGGAGAGCACCCGGGCGGTCTTTCGCGCCCCCGAAGCCGACCGGATCGTCTTGCTGATCACCTTCGGTATCACGGTGGCGTTCGATCTGATCCTGGCGGTTGAGATCGGATTGATCGCCGCGGGGCTCCTCTTCATCCGGAGAATGAGCGGCCTCGGAATGCTTAACCAGTCGGTCGATTCAATCCTCAAAACCCCCGAAAAGGCCGAGCCGATTCAGGTCTGTCCCTATGTCGTGGTCTTCGAGGTCGGCGGGCCGATCTTCTTCGGCGCGGCGGAGAAGTTCGTCAATGAGGTGAAGAAAAGATTTGACATGAAAGTCCTGATTCTTCGTCTCCGGCTGGTCACGATGATCGACGCCACCGGCGTCATGGCCTTTCGTGCCATTCTCGACCATACGGAGCATATCGGCGCGAAGCTTTATATCAGCGGGTTACAGCCGCAGGTTCGCTCCGTATTGACAAAAATGGAGCTGATCGACCGCATCCCGGAGTGGCGGATTTTCGATCGGGCGAGCGAAGCGATCATGGCCGCCGCCGAGAGAATGTCGAAAGAGGTCTGCACCTCCTGTCCCCACTACATTGAGAGCGGATGTGACCTCTTGCAAAGCGCGCAGAAGCCGGTTTCCCGCCCGTCGGAAACGCAGACAACGCCTGAAGTCGGCCTGACGATGCAAAACCATCCTTGA
- the pal gene encoding peptidoglycan-associated lipoprotein Pal has protein sequence MNRWKMTLLLLATLTVVLPACNRKMENSALKTEGTEAPGLSAHAAPSTEGMPRHDLMEVIPPSSSSAQVPKQTAMGVPKKALQLQDTFFDYDKALLRQEAKTGLIEDAKALKEHPETKVTIEGHCDERGTTEYNLTLGNRRAEAVKRYLIDLGVAPSQLSTISYGKEKPFCSEQSEGCYRENRRAHFVSPGAEN, from the coding sequence ATGAACCGATGGAAGATGACCCTACTTCTGCTTGCAACCCTGACGGTTGTTTTGCCGGCGTGTAACCGGAAGATGGAAAACAGCGCCTTAAAGACCGAAGGAACAGAAGCTCCCGGTCTGAGCGCGCATGCCGCCCCTTCGACGGAGGGGATGCCCAGACACGATTTAATGGAAGTGATTCCTCCCTCTTCGAGTTCGGCGCAAGTTCCAAAGCAGACGGCGATGGGGGTTCCCAAGAAGGCGCTTCAACTTCAGGATACCTTCTTTGATTATGACAAGGCGCTCCTTCGGCAAGAAGCAAAAACCGGATTAATAGAGGATGCAAAAGCGTTAAAGGAACATCCTGAAACAAAAGTCACGATTGAAGGGCATTGCGACGAGCGAGGGACGACCGAGTATAACTTAACTCTCGGAAACCGTCGGGCGGAGGCGGTAAAGCGATATCTGATCGATTTGGGTGTTGCCCCCTCCCAGCTCTCGACCATCAGCTATGGAAAAGAGAAGCCGTTCTGCTCCGAACAGAGCGAGGGATGTTACCGTGAGAATCGGCGAGCCCATTTTGTTTCGCCGGGTGCAGAAAATTGA
- a CDS encoding alpha/beta fold hydrolase, giving the protein MAQTSPRQRGSEQVADQNAIRPFRVSFPDTDLADLRRRINATKWPERETVSDDSQGVQLATMQSLARYWATDYDWRKVEVRLNGVPNFITNIDGLDIHFIHVRSKHENALPLIITHGWPGSIIEQMKVIGPLTDPTAHGASASDAFHVVIPSLPGYGFSGKPTAPGWNPARIARAWTTLMQRLGYTRFVAQGGDWGNAVSETMALQQSPGLLGIHTNMPATVPADIAKALASNEAPPTDLTPDERHAWGQLDFFYKKGLGYANEMGLRPQTLYGLVDSPIGLAAWMLDHDARSEEMIARVFDGKKEGLSRDDVLDNVTLYCLTNTAISSARLYWDTRQLPAKGGFFDARGVRIPVAVSAFAEEIYTAPRSWAEQAYPKLIHYNKLDKGTHFAAWEQPQLFSEEVRAGFRPLRK; this is encoded by the coding sequence GTGGCCCAAACCAGTCCGAGACAACGAGGGAGCGAGCAGGTGGCTGATCAGAATGCGATCCGCCCTTTTCGCGTGAGTTTTCCAGATACAGACCTCGCCGATCTGCGCAGGCGCATCAACGCAACGAAGTGGCCTGAGCGGGAAACGGTCTCGGATGACTCGCAGGGGGTGCAGCTCGCGACGATGCAATCGCTTGCGCGCTACTGGGCGACCGATTATGACTGGCGCAAGGTTGAGGTGCGGCTGAACGGGGTGCCGAACTTTATCACGAACATCGACGGGCTCGACATTCATTTCATCCACGTCCGCTCGAAGCATGAGAACGCACTGCCGCTGATCATCACGCACGGATGGCCCGGCTCGATCATCGAGCAGATGAAAGTTATTGGGCCGCTGACCGATCCGACAGCGCATGGTGCGAGCGCCTCGGACGCGTTCCATGTCGTGATTCCATCGCTGCCGGGCTACGGCTTCTCCGGTAAGCCGACGGCGCCCGGGTGGAACCCCGCCCGCATCGCTCGCGCCTGGACGACGCTGATGCAGCGTCTCGGCTACACCCGGTTCGTGGCGCAGGGGGGCGACTGGGGGAATGCCGTCTCGGAGACGATGGCCCTGCAGCAGTCGCCGGGACTGCTCGGCATTCACACCAACATGCCGGCCACGGTTCCAGCCGACATTGCAAAGGCGCTCGCGTCCAACGAGGCCCCGCCGACCGATCTCACACCCGACGAGCGGCACGCGTGGGGTCAGCTCGACTTTTTCTACAAGAAGGGGCTCGGCTACGCCAACGAGATGGGCCTCCGCCCGCAGACGCTTTACGGGCTGGTCGACTCTCCGATCGGCCTCGCGGCCTGGATGCTCGACCACGACGCGCGCAGCGAAGAGATGATCGCCCGGGTCTTCGACGGGAAGAAGGAGGGGCTGTCGCGGGACGACGTCCTCGACAACGTCACCCTCTACTGTCTGACGAACACCGCGATTTCCTCGGCGCGCCTCTACTGGGACACCCGGCAGCTTCCGGCAAAGGGCGGTTTCTTCGACGCGAGGGGGGTCCGGATCCCGGTCGCCGTGAGCGCCTTCGCCGAGGAGATCTACACCGCCCCGCGGAGCTGGGCGGAGCAGGCGTATCCGAAGCTCATTCACTACAACAAGCTCGATAAGGGGACACACTTCGCGGCGTGGGAGCAGCCGCAACTCTTTTCAGAAGAGGTCCGCGCCGGCTTCCGACCTCTGCGTAAATAG
- a CDS encoding sulfite oxidase-like oxidoreductase encodes MSEGFFSRGFHGRRRTSDLSERLPPGQYLERDFPVLSAGPTPQTPLASWDFSIVGEVDQPKRWSWDAFHTLPRETITRDIHCVTKWSKLDTYWEGVSLDLLLAQVATAAEYVIAFCDGGYTTNLPLEEVTGRKAWIVDTYEGEPLASEHGGPARLLIPHLYFWKSAKWVRGLRLLEKDEPGFWESLGYNNHGDPWKEERYWGD; translated from the coding sequence ATGAGTGAAGGTTTCTTCTCACGCGGGTTTCACGGTCGACGCCGGACGAGTGACCTCAGCGAGAGACTCCCGCCGGGACAATACCTTGAGCGTGACTTTCCCGTCCTCTCGGCAGGGCCGACCCCGCAGACGCCCCTCGCGAGCTGGGATTTCTCCATTGTCGGGGAGGTCGATCAGCCGAAACGCTGGAGCTGGGATGCATTTCATACGCTCCCACGCGAGACAATCACCCGGGACATTCACTGTGTGACCAAGTGGTCGAAGCTCGACACGTACTGGGAGGGGGTCTCCCTCGATCTCCTGCTCGCGCAGGTCGCCACGGCGGCCGAATACGTGATCGCCTTCTGTGATGGGGGCTATACCACCAATCTGCCGCTGGAAGAGGTGACGGGGAGGAAGGCTTGGATTGTCGATACCTATGAAGGGGAGCCGCTGGCGTCTGAACATGGCGGCCCGGCGCGTTTGCTGATCCCCCATCTCTACTTTTGGAAGAGCGCCAAGTGGGTGCGCGGCCTCCGTCTGCTTGAGAAGGATGAGCCGGGCTTCTGGGAGTCGCTCGGCTACAACAATCACGGTGATCCATGGAAGGAAGAACGCTACTGGGGCGACTGA
- a CDS encoding ferredoxin reductase, translating into MEGRTLLGRLSWQLGEVVATRPETARTKSITLDLPGWTGHRAGQHVDVRLTAEDGYRAERSYSIASPPEEAPRVTLTVERLDDGEVSPYLTEELRVGDKLELRGPIGGYFVWEAEIGGPLLLVAGGSGIVPLMAMLRHRDAAAGTVATRLLYSSRALEEMIYRDELNRRMKSSAMLEVLQTLTRAQPPGWTGYSRRIDLQMLREVAWPVEQRPLTFICGPTPFVETAAAILVKLGHEPARLKTERFGPTGEKKHDGE; encoded by the coding sequence ATGGAAGGAAGAACGCTACTGGGGCGACTGAGCTGGCAGCTCGGCGAGGTGGTGGCGACGCGGCCGGAAACCGCCCGGACGAAGAGCATTACACTCGATCTCCCCGGCTGGACGGGGCATCGCGCGGGGCAGCACGTCGACGTGCGACTCACGGCAGAAGACGGCTACCGGGCCGAGCGAAGCTATTCTATCGCCTCTCCGCCCGAGGAGGCGCCGCGGGTGACGCTCACCGTCGAACGGCTCGATGACGGGGAGGTGTCCCCCTACCTCACCGAGGAGCTGCGCGTCGGCGACAAACTGGAGCTGCGCGGCCCGATCGGAGGCTACTTCGTCTGGGAGGCGGAGATCGGCGGCCCGCTCCTGCTGGTGGCCGGAGGGTCGGGCATCGTGCCGCTGATGGCGATGCTGCGCCACCGGGACGCCGCGGCCGGCACGGTGGCGACCCGTCTGCTCTATTCGTCGCGCGCTCTGGAGGAGATGATCTACCGTGACGAACTCAACCGGCGAATGAAAAGCAGCGCGATGTTGGAGGTGTTGCAGACGCTGACCCGAGCGCAGCCGCCCGGATGGACCGGCTACTCCCGCCGGATCGATCTCCAGATGCTGCGGGAGGTGGCCTGGCCGGTCGAGCAGCGTCCGCTGACGTTTATCTGCGGGCCAACCCCTTTCGTCGAAACGGCCGCAGCCATTCTGGTCAAACTGGGACATGAACCGGCACGCCTCAAGACGGAACGATTCGGACCGACCGGAGAGAAAAAGCATGATGGAGAATAA
- a CDS encoding alpha/beta hydrolase, producing the protein MSTITLKDGTEIYYKDWGTGQPIVFSHGWPLSADDWDTQMLFFLGKGFRVIAHDRRGHGRSTQTGGGHDMDHYADDLAALTAHLNLENAVHVGHSTGGGEVVHYLARHGESRVAKAAIVSAVPPLMVKTAANPGGLPKEVFDGFQAQLATHRAQFYYDLPAGPFYGYNRPGAKPSQGVIGNWWRQGMMGGAKAHYDGIVAFSQTDFTEDLKKITVPVLVMHGDDDQIVPYADSAPLSAKLLKNGILKTYRGFPHGMPTTEADTINADLLAFIKS; encoded by the coding sequence ATGAGTACGATAACGCTGAAGGATGGAACCGAGATTTATTACAAGGATTGGGGCACCGGTCAGCCGATCGTGTTCAGCCATGGCTGGCCGCTCTCGGCGGACGATTGGGACACGCAGATGCTCTTCTTCCTCGGCAAAGGTTTCCGTGTGATCGCCCATGACCGCCGCGGCCATGGTCGCTCCACCCAGACCGGCGGCGGCCATGACATGGATCATTATGCCGACGACCTCGCGGCTTTGACCGCGCATCTGAATCTGGAAAATGCCGTGCACGTCGGCCACTCCACCGGCGGCGGCGAAGTGGTCCATTATCTGGCGCGCCATGGTGAAAGCCGGGTGGCAAAGGCGGCGATTGTCAGCGCGGTGCCGCCGCTGATGGTAAAGACAGCCGCCAATCCGGGTGGGCTGCCCAAGGAGGTTTTTGACGGATTTCAGGCGCAGCTCGCCACCCATCGCGCCCAGTTTTATTACGATTTGCCGGCCGGACCCTTCTATGGCTATAACCGGCCCGGCGCGAAACCGTCTCAGGGGGTGATCGGGAACTGGTGGCGCCAGGGGATGATGGGAGGGGCGAAGGCGCATTATGACGGCATCGTCGCCTTCTCCCAGACCGACTTCACTGAAGACCTGAAGAAGATCACGGTGCCGGTGCTGGTGATGCATGGCGATGACGACCAGATCGTCCCGTATGCCGATTCCGCGCCGCTGTCGGCAAAGCTGCTGAAGAACGGCATCCTAAAAACCTATAGAGGCTTTCCGCACGGCATGCCGACGACCGAGGCCGACACCATTAACGCCGACCTGCTGGCTTTCATCAAGTCGTAA
- a CDS encoding redoxin domain-containing protein, translated as MPSRSLTATVIDPHSPAWNLMEGSVMKATRLLLTVILVGILGVSIETLAENEREVQQMKSPAAQLPIEGTFPSLGHATAWLNSKPLTPAGLREKVILIDFWTYTCINWLRSLSYVRAWAEKYKDHGLVVIGVHAPEFSFEKNIENVRRAVNAMKIDYPVAVDNDHAIWRAFDNEYWPALYFIDAKGQIRHHQFGEGKYNQSERIIQQLLAEAGFGGIGRDLVSVDARGVEATADWGRLKSPENYLGYDRTERFASPGGATLNQRRVYAAPVRLGLNQWALSGDWTVGNEASVLNSANGRIGSRFHARDLHLVMGPAMQGGSIRFRVRIDGEPPGAAHGVDVDEQGNGMVTEPRLYQLIRQPTPIADRLFEIEFLDQGVAVYAFTFG; from the coding sequence ATGCCGAGCCGGTCATTGACGGCGACCGTAATCGATCCGCATTCGCCTGCGTGGAATCTTATGGAAGGATCCGTCATGAAAGCAACCCGGCTCTTGCTTACCGTGATACTCGTCGGCATCCTCGGCGTGTCGATTGAGACGCTGGCCGAAAACGAAAGAGAGGTGCAGCAGATGAAATCCCCGGCGGCCCAATTACCGATTGAAGGGACGTTCCCTTCTCTCGGCCATGCCACCGCGTGGCTCAATTCAAAACCGCTGACGCCGGCCGGCTTGCGCGAAAAAGTTATCCTCATCGACTTCTGGACCTACACCTGCATCAACTGGCTCCGCTCCCTTTCCTATGTCCGGGCGTGGGCTGAGAAATACAAGGATCACGGATTGGTGGTGATCGGCGTGCACGCCCCCGAGTTCTCATTCGAGAAAAACATCGAGAACGTTCGCCGCGCGGTGAATGCGATGAAGATCGATTATCCGGTGGCGGTCGATAACGACCATGCGATCTGGCGTGCGTTCGATAACGAATATTGGCCGGCGCTCTATTTCATCGATGCGAAGGGACAAATCCGACATCATCAATTCGGCGAGGGGAAATATAATCAGTCCGAAAGGATCATTCAGCAATTGCTGGCCGAGGCTGGATTCGGCGGCATCGGTCGTGACCTGGTTTCAGTCGACGCCCGGGGTGTGGAAGCGACGGCCGACTGGGGGCGCTTGAAATCCCCGGAGAACTATCTCGGATATGACCGGACCGAGCGCTTTGCCTCCCCCGGCGGCGCAACATTGAACCAGCGCCGCGTCTATGCCGCCCCCGTGCGATTGGGGCTCAATCAGTGGGCCCTTTCAGGGGATTGGACGGTCGGAAACGAAGCCTCGGTGCTGAACTCGGCCAACGGGCGGATCGGATCCCGCTTTCACGCCCGCGATCTTCATCTCGTCATGGGGCCGGCCATGCAAGGCGGTTCCATCCGGTTTCGCGTCCGGATCGATGGAGAGCCGCCGGGCGCGGCGCACGGCGTCGACGTGGACGAACAGGGCAACGGCATGGTGACCGAACCGCGGCTTTATCAGCTGATACGACAACCGACGCCGATCGCGGACCGACTGTTCGAGATCGAATTTCTAGATCAGGGTGTGGCGGTTTATGCGTTCACGTTTGGCTGA